A segment of the Echinicola strongylocentroti genome:
ATGAGTAGCCAGTATCTCGTGGCACAAGTAAAAAGTGACTATGATAAGGATACTGATTTCGATCAATACAAGACCTATTCTTTTGAAGGATGGCAAAAGGAAAGTGACCAACATCTGAATGAATTTGACAAGAAGCGAGTCTTGGAGTCGTTGAAATCGGAGTTTGCGGCTAGGGGGATGGTGCATGATGAGGAGAATGCTGACGCCAAAATCGCCTTGTATGTGGTGCTGGACCAAAAGACAAGTACTACGGCCTATACTGATTTTATGGGCGGGTATGGTTATGGTCCGCGATGGGGCTGGGGCATGGGGGCTGGTAATGTTTCCGCAACCACCACCTACAGTAATAATGATTATACCGAGGGTACCCTGGTCGTAGATATGTATGATGGCAAAAGCAATGCCTTGATCTGGCAAGGGATATTGACCTCTACGGTGACCGAAAAGCCAGAGAAAAGGGAAAAGACCATCCCTAAGAATATCAAAAAACTCATGAAGAAATTTCCGGTAGATAAAGTAAAATGATCCATAATTTTTAATCAACATCATCAACTTAAACTATGCAGACTATGAAAAAGGTTACGCTGATTTTGTTTCTAGGGATGTTCGTAGGTGGGGCTGCTTATGCTCAGGAGGAGCGGGTGGTCCTAAAAAAAGTAAGCGAAAGTGAAGTGCCCGCCGAAGTGGTAGAAGCCATTAAAAAGGATTTTCCCCAATCGGTGGTGGACCAGATCAAGATTTTGCCTGCTGATGGAATTGATGGCTGGAAGGTGACAGATGTGCAAAACACCATGTCACCAAATGATGAGATGAGCTATTATGCGATTGATTTTTATGGAGATGGCGTTTCTGGTGAAGTCTTGTATGATGAGGATGGAAATATGATTGTTTATAAAAAGGTCATTACCAACGAGGCCTTGCCACCATCAATCAGAAACCATATAGGGACGACCTATTCTGGATGGGCGTTTATAAAGGATAAGGAAGTGATCAAAAAGACCCCTAATAGCGCCACCGATGTATATACCGTCGTGATCAAAAAGGGCAAAGAGAAGAAAATACTTCACTATGATAGTGCTGGGAATCCCCTCGATTGAGATTGATCAAGTACAATGGCCGTCGTGAAGGTGGCCGTTGCACTTATTTTCAATGGGCAAAAGGTGCATAATGGATGAGTTACTTTTAGATCCCCAGCATGTTGGAGTGATAGAGGTGATTTTTTTCTGTTGCCGATTTGCCGACCATTTGACCATGACACCATTCAATTTCCGAATAGTAGGGAATAAACGATTATATTGATGAAGAGACTTTTGCCGATACTTTTATGTTTGTTGATTTGGTCACTGCCCAGCATTGTCCAAGCACAAAAATCCAAAAAAAAATTCAGTATGAAAGTCTTTAAGGATTCGCTGGATGGTCAATTGGATATGAGTGATTTTTTGATTGACTTCCATGGGTTTATTCCCGTGCCCCAACTGATTACCGAGCCGGCTGTGGGGAGTATTGGAGGGGTCTTTACGCCTATATTTATCCAACCAAACAAGCACCAGGAAGAAGGTAGGTACATACCGCCTGATATCACGGCGGGATTTGTGGGCTACACAGCCAACAAATCCTGGGGGTTTGGGGCAATAAGAATGGCCTCACTTCCCAAGCACCATTTGAGATATCGCGTGGCGGCATTTCATGGAGATGTCAATATGGATTTTTACAGGACACTTCCCATCGTAGGAGAGCGAGAACTGGGGTTTAATCTACAGACCAATGGTTTTTTTGTATCGCTGCTACGGCAGATTGCGGACACTGAGCTTTATATGGGCTTGGATTATTCCTTTGCCCATATCAATGCCAGTCCGGATTTTGGAATAAGCGAGTTGCCGGAATTTATAGAGGACAAGGAGCTGAGCAGCAACTTAAGTACCATCAGCCCAGATATACAGTATGATAAACGTGACAATGTATTTACCCCTAATAAGGGGATTTACCTGGTGTCTACCTTCCGCATCAATGCCAACTGGACAGGGAGTGACTATGACTACCAGAAGCTGAACTTAGCAGGATTTAAATTCTTCCAGCCCAGTCCCAAATGGGTGAGTGGCGTCAGGCTGGAAGGCTTATGGCAATTTGGCGATCCTCCGTTCTATGCAAATCCTTTTGTGGATATGCGCGGCGTTCCCATGGCCCGGTACCAAGGAGATCAGGTGTATATGTTGGAAACCGAGCAGCGCTATGATTTTAGCTTGCGGTGGAGTGGGACGCTGATAGCAGGACTGGCCAAAGCACCAACAGCTGAAGTTAATTTTAATGCTTCCGAGTTGATCTATACCTATGGAGCGGGATTTCGCTACTTGTTGGCCAGGAAGTTTGGCCTTCGCACAGGTGTCGATGTGGCATGGTCCAATGATGATTTTGGTTGGTATATCGTCTTTGGGCATGCTTGGAACAATAGGAATTGATGATAAAGAAATATAGAGTCAATAATAGATAAGTTGGTGTTAAACCGGGTTAAATGATTAGTGATATGAAAAGTAAACAGGATTTAATTGCTCTTTTTTGCGGATTGGCTCTTTGCCTAGGTTTGGTTTCGTGCTCATCAGAAACGGAAAAAATTTCTGAAGAACCGACCAACTCCAGGGAAATTGCTGGCGCAAGTGCAGCCCTTCCTTCTTGGAATGATGGGGATACGAAGCAGGCCATAATAGGTTTTGTGGAAGAGGTGACCAATTCCGAGAGCCCCAATTATATCAAGCCAGAAGACCGTATAGCCACTTTTGATAATGACGGCACGCTATGGTCAGAGCAGCCGGTTTATTTTCAGTTTTTCTTTGCCATCGACCGAATCAAGACCATGGCTGCAGACCATCCCGAGTGGAAAGACCAACAACCGTATAAGGCGATTCTAGAAAAGGATATGCCGGCACTGATGGAGCAGGGCAAGGCGGGTCTGCTTAAGGTCGTGATGACCACGCATGCGGGAATGACTACAGATGAATTTGAAAAAATCGTTTCAGATTGGATTGCTACGGCAAAACATCCCACCAAAAACCGCCCCTATACTGACCTGATCTTTCAGCCCATGCTGGAGTTGGTGCAGTACCTCCATGCGTATGATTTTAAGGTGTTTATCGTCTCAGGAGGAGGCATCGAGTTTATGCGGCCTTGGGCAGAGGAGGTTTATGGCATACCTAGGGACCGGGTCGTTGGGAGCAGTATCAAAACTGAATATGACTATAACGATGGCCAGCCCATCATCAAAAGGCTGCCTGAAATTGACCTGATCGATGATAAGGAAGGAAAGCCCATAGGCATCCATCGGTACATTGGTCGGAAGCCGGTTTTTGCAGCAGGCAATTCTGATGGGGACCTTCAGATGCTCCGGTGGACAGCTGCCAATTCGGCAAAGAGTTTCAAGCTGTATGTACACCATACAGATGAAGCACGGGAATGGGCCTATGACCGGGACTCCCATATCGGGACATTTGACAAGGGCTGGGACGAAGCCAAGGAAAAAGGTTGGACACTTGTGGACATGAAAGAAGACTGGAAGGTCATCTATCCCCATGAGCTGGATTCAGTAGATTGATTAAACCCAGCAAAGGTTATTTGCTCTTATTAAAATGGTTCATGGAGGTTAAGGTGAGAAAGATATCGGCATTATTCGTACTGTTATTTTTGTCTTGGTCAGTGATGGCTCAGGAGACAGAAGAGAAGACATCTGTGGAGCTGTCACAGCAAGTGATCAACCCTGCTACGTTAGCTTGGCAACTTCAGCTAGAGGAGTTTGGGATTTTCAAGACCAATAATGCAGATGGCTTTGCCCAGAATTTTCGTCTGAGAGGCATTATCCCTTTGGAGAAGGGAAAGCTGCTGCCTTTCCCACAGCTTATCCGGGTAATTGCTTTTTTGAATACGGCTCCAGGAGGGCCTACAGGCTTGGGAGATATTACGATCAATCAGTTCTTTATCCTTGCCAAAGAGAGCTGGGGACAGTTTGGGGCGGGTTGGAATTTGCAGATACCTACTGCCACCTCTCCTGAGCTAGGGTCTCCACAGTGGGAGCTAGGGCCTGCTTTTACGGTGACCTTTACGAATCTGGGCAATTGGCAGATGTACTGGATCTGGCAAAATTTCTTTTCGATCAGCCATAACAGTGAGTATGGCAACCGAAATGTCACCGCCCTCCAACCGAATATTTTCTATACCTGGTCAAATGGCATATACGCTGGTATGGAGCCATTGTGGCAATTGGATTATGAAACGGGAAAAGTAGCCATTCCACTAAACCTGCGCCTTGGCTATGTCTGGGCAGGAAAGCTAAAGTACAATGCCTATATCGAGCCGGAATTTATGGCTTATCGCTCTGAGGGGTTTCCGTATAACCAAAATGACTTTGGGATTCGCCTCGGCTTCCGATGGTATCTTCCCATAAAATCGAATTAATGTTCTAACTGAAAAACGACAAAGCAATTGATCGCTTCAAGTGTTGACCTATGATAAACCGCAATGAGTATGAAACCAATAATCCAACTTAACTCGACAATGCACAGAGGACGGTTGCCGCCTTCCTTGTCACCTCGCAGGAGGTTTTATGTCCGCTAGACCTGCTTTCAAAAAGGGAAAGAGGACTAGATATGATTTTAAAAATAACGCTTACCTAAAATTAAACAACGATGAAGTTACGAACTATTTTATCCTTTTTGGCCGTCGGCGGATTGGCCGGCCTGTCTTGGGGGTGTTTGCCTTCAGGGCCTGATTATGTGGAGGACATGGATATTGTCTACACCACGTATCAGGAAGATTACGATTTCCAGTCCAAGAGTACGTATTCCATGCCTGATCAGATCGTGACCGATGTAAAGGTCGATGACGGTGACACTACTTATGTGTATATGGATGCGAAGTTTGCCAATCCCATTCTATCGGAAATCGAACAGAATATGGAAAGTTATGGCTGGACACGAGTGGGGGTGGAAGAAACGGCTGATATGCTACTGATGCCTGCGGGTACTTCTACTACCAATTATTACTATTACTGGTGGTATGACTGGTGGTGGGGAGGATATTACCCCGGCTGGTGGGGCTGGTATTATCCGCCATATTACCCAGTCAGTAGCTATACGACAGGATCCCTGATCTTGGTG
Coding sequences within it:
- a CDS encoding DUF4136 domain-containing protein: MKLRTILSFLAVGGLAGLSWGCLPSGPDYVEDMDIVYTTYQEDYDFQSKSTYSMPDQIVTDVKVDDGDTTYVYMDAKFANPILSEIEQNMESYGWTRVGVEETADMLLMPAGTSTTNYYYYWWYDWWWGGYYPGWWGWYYPPYYPVSSYTTGSLILVLTDPSAAETNPINKSNAAWLSVSNGILTYYNDIERVTDAIDQAFDQSPYLQTQ
- a CDS encoding PepSY-like domain-containing protein — encoded protein: MKKVTLILFLGMFVGGAAYAQEERVVLKKVSESEVPAEVVEAIKKDFPQSVVDQIKILPADGIDGWKVTDVQNTMSPNDEMSYYAIDFYGDGVSGEVLYDEDGNMIVYKKVITNEALPPSIRNHIGTTYSGWAFIKDKEVIKKTPNSATDVYTVVIKKGKEKKILHYDSAGNPLD
- a CDS encoding DUF4136 domain-containing protein: MKHSKLLTAFLSALVMLMSSQYLVAQVKSDYDKDTDFDQYKTYSFEGWQKESDQHLNEFDKKRVLESLKSEFAARGMVHDEENADAKIALYVVLDQKTSTTAYTDFMGGYGYGPRWGWGMGAGNVSATTTYSNNDYTEGTLVVDMYDGKSNALIWQGILTSTVTEKPEKREKTIPKNIKKLMKKFPVDKVK
- a CDS encoding BamA/TamA family outer membrane protein is translated as MKRLLPILLCLLIWSLPSIVQAQKSKKKFSMKVFKDSLDGQLDMSDFLIDFHGFIPVPQLITEPAVGSIGGVFTPIFIQPNKHQEEGRYIPPDITAGFVGYTANKSWGFGAIRMASLPKHHLRYRVAAFHGDVNMDFYRTLPIVGERELGFNLQTNGFFVSLLRQIADTELYMGLDYSFAHINASPDFGISELPEFIEDKELSSNLSTISPDIQYDKRDNVFTPNKGIYLVSTFRINANWTGSDYDYQKLNLAGFKFFQPSPKWVSGVRLEGLWQFGDPPFYANPFVDMRGVPMARYQGDQVYMLETEQRYDFSLRWSGTLIAGLAKAPTAEVNFNASELIYTYGAGFRYLLARKFGLRTGVDVAWSNDDFGWYIVFGHAWNNRN
- a CDS encoding HAD family hydrolase — protein: MKSKQDLIALFCGLALCLGLVSCSSETEKISEEPTNSREIAGASAALPSWNDGDTKQAIIGFVEEVTNSESPNYIKPEDRIATFDNDGTLWSEQPVYFQFFFAIDRIKTMAADHPEWKDQQPYKAILEKDMPALMEQGKAGLLKVVMTTHAGMTTDEFEKIVSDWIATAKHPTKNRPYTDLIFQPMLELVQYLHAYDFKVFIVSGGGIEFMRPWAEEVYGIPRDRVVGSSIKTEYDYNDGQPIIKRLPEIDLIDDKEGKPIGIHRYIGRKPVFAAGNSDGDLQMLRWTAANSAKSFKLYVHHTDEAREWAYDRDSHIGTFDKGWDEAKEKGWTLVDMKEDWKVIYPHELDSVD